The Pseudomonadota bacterium genome includes a window with the following:
- a CDS encoding ATP-dependent 6-phosphofructokinase, giving the protein MENTTLDFGIERLGECRILSPLAGMRFTSDAQRLIYHNDPADIRVFFDAGKEPPAMEVAGPRERIFFDPAELRCGIVTCGGLCPGLNDVIRAIVMSLYHHYGASKVYGFLYGFEGLVPHYGHTPLELTPQSVGGINKFGGTFLGSSRGPQDISEMVDTLERMNIGILFTIGGDGTLRGARAISEEVSRRGLRIAIVGIPKTIDNDVSFIDRSFGFMTAGSEARKAIASAHSEAYGARNGVGLVKLMGRDSGFIAAYAVLADNEVNFCLIPEIPFSLEVFLDALEKRLRNRGHAVVVAAEGAGQYLLEVPRERDASGNTRFNDIGIFLRDKIKERFSKIGMEMNLKYIDPSYIIRSVPADANDAVFCLLLGHNAVHAGMTGCTNMVVGHWQGEFTYVPIPLAVSRRKKIDPDGRVWSSVLAATGQPADMR; this is encoded by the coding sequence ATGGAAAACACCACATTGGATTTCGGGATAGAGAGGCTTGGTGAGTGTCGCATATTGTCGCCACTTGCCGGTATGCGATTCACAAGCGATGCTCAGCGTCTGATCTACCATAATGACCCTGCAGATATCAGGGTGTTTTTTGATGCCGGTAAAGAGCCCCCGGCCATGGAGGTTGCAGGTCCGAGGGAAAGAATATTCTTTGATCCCGCTGAATTACGATGTGGCATTGTAACCTGTGGCGGGCTTTGCCCGGGGCTGAATGATGTGATCCGGGCTATCGTTATGAGCCTTTACCATCATTACGGTGCAAGTAAGGTCTATGGCTTCCTTTACGGTTTTGAAGGGCTTGTTCCTCATTATGGCCATACGCCCCTCGAACTTACCCCGCAATCAGTGGGCGGCATCAATAAATTTGGCGGCACGTTCCTCGGGTCGTCCCGCGGGCCACAGGATATATCAGAGATGGTGGATACCCTGGAACGCATGAACATCGGGATTCTCTTTACCATTGGGGGGGACGGCACGTTGCGCGGAGCCCGTGCCATCAGTGAGGAGGTCAGCCGCCGGGGGCTCAGGATTGCTATAGTTGGTATTCCAAAAACTATCGATAACGATGTCTCTTTCATAGACAGGTCTTTCGGGTTCATGACTGCCGGCTCCGAAGCACGGAAGGCAATCGCTTCTGCACACAGTGAGGCATACGGGGCCCGTAACGGTGTGGGGCTTGTGAAGCTCATGGGACGCGATTCCGGTTTTATTGCTGCCTATGCCGTCCTTGCAGACAACGAAGTGAACTTCTGTCTTATCCCGGAGATCCCTTTTTCTCTTGAGGTTTTTCTCGATGCCCTCGAGAAGCGTCTCCGCAATAGAGGTCATGCTGTTGTTGTTGCTGCAGAGGGTGCAGGTCAGTACCTCCTGGAGGTACCCCGGGAACGTGATGCCTCGGGCAACACACGTTTTAATGACATTGGCATATTTCTGAGGGACAAGATTAAGGAACGTTTCAGCAAGATCGGTATGGAGATGAATTTGAAGTACATTGATCCAAGCTATATTATCAGGAGTGTCCCTGCTGATGCGAATGATGCGGTTTTCTGTCTCCTCCTTGGGCATAACGCAGTACACGCCGGCATGACAGGGTGCACCAATATGGTCGTAGGTCACTGGCAGGGTGAGTTCACTTATGTCCCCATCCCGCTCGCCGTGTCCCGGCGCAAAAAAATAGACCCTGACGGACGGGTCTGGAGCAGTGTCCTCGCTGC
- the fbaA gene encoding class II fructose-bisphosphate aldolase encodes MPVADYATFCAMIDRARELHFCYPAINVTSLQTANAVLKGLAESQCDGIIQISTGGAAHASGTYLKSMPLGAASIAEHVHRVAAHYPIFVALHTDHCQADVLDSYVIPLVEETERRRAAGLPNLFTGHMFDGSALPLKENLDISLPLLERFHKSELFLEIEVGAVGGEEDGIKASGAARLYTTPEDTLEVARRLNAVKGARYLLAATFGNVHGVYKPGSVKLKPSILKDCQDAVEKTYGKDARFDLVFHGGSGSKLEEIREAIDYGVVKMNIDTDTQYAFTRAIADHMLKNYDGVLKVDGEVGSKKAYDPRSYMALAETAMAERVKQAVRDLRGVGTTFFKA; translated from the coding sequence ATGCCAGTAGCTGATTACGCAACTTTTTGTGCCATGATTGACAGGGCCAGGGAACTCCATTTCTGCTATCCTGCCATTAACGTAACATCTCTCCAAACAGCCAACGCAGTATTAAAGGGACTTGCAGAGAGCCAATGCGACGGTATCATACAGATATCCACCGGCGGCGCTGCCCATGCCTCCGGCACATATCTGAAGAGCATGCCCCTTGGCGCTGCTTCTATTGCAGAGCATGTGCACCGCGTTGCCGCACATTACCCCATCTTCGTTGCGCTCCACACAGACCACTGCCAGGCCGATGTACTGGATAGTTATGTGATTCCCCTTGTTGAGGAGACTGAAAGGCGCCGGGCTGCGGGATTGCCTAACCTTTTCACCGGCCATATGTTTGATGGGAGCGCCCTTCCTTTGAAAGAAAACCTCGACATATCCCTTCCATTACTGGAACGCTTCCATAAAAGCGAATTGTTCCTCGAAATAGAAGTGGGCGCAGTAGGGGGAGAAGAGGACGGAATCAAGGCCAGCGGGGCTGCACGGCTTTATACTACCCCGGAAGACACGCTTGAAGTTGCCCGCCGGTTGAATGCTGTCAAGGGCGCACGCTACCTGCTTGCGGCAACATTCGGAAACGTTCATGGTGTATATAAGCCTGGCAGTGTGAAGCTTAAACCTTCGATCCTGAAAGATTGCCAGGACGCCGTTGAAAAGACTTACGGAAAGGATGCCCGCTTTGATCTCGTGTTCCACGGGGGATCGGGCTCCAAACTCGAGGAGATACGGGAAGCCATCGACTACGGTGTGGTAAAGATGAATATCGATACTGACACACAGTATGCCTTTACCCGTGCCATTGCTGACCACATGCTGAAAAACTACGATGGGGTTTTAAAAGTGGATGGCGAAGTGGGAAGCAAAAAGGCATACGACCCGCGTTCTTATATGGCGCTGGCAGAAACCGCAATGGCAGAAAGGGTAAAACAGGCGGTAAGAGACCTCCGCGGCGTTGGAACGACCTTTTTCAAAGCATAA
- a CDS encoding PIN domain-containing protein, which yields MKDAKIFVDTNILVYGYDTSAGEKYAITKKILKDLWDTSNGLISTQVLQEFFVTVTRKIAKPMDATTAKEIVKDFLKWKTVVTNGTLILEAIDIHHKHLYSFWDSLIIASAIDGGATTILSEDLSDKQKIKGIVIKNPFHTSFR from the coding sequence ATGAAAGATGCTAAGATATTCGTAGACACCAACATTCTGGTATACGGATACGACACCTCTGCCGGAGAAAAATACGCTATAACGAAGAAAATATTGAAAGACCTCTGGGATACCAGCAATGGCCTGATCAGCACCCAGGTTTTGCAGGAATTTTTTGTAACGGTGACCAGGAAAATAGCAAAACCTATGGATGCAACGACAGCGAAAGAAATCGTGAAAGATTTCCTGAAATGGAAAACGGTAGTTACCAATGGCACATTGATATTGGAAGCCATTGATATCCACCATAAGCATCTGTATTCATTCTGGGACTCTTTGATTATTGCCTCGGCTATCGATGGGGGAGCGACGACTATCCTTTCAGAGGACCTTTCCGACAAGCAAAAGATAAAAGGGATCGTTATCAAGAATCCTTTTCATACCTCTTTCCGGTAA
- a CDS encoding DUF6364 family protein, whose product MDKQNVTLSLSKSLIKKAKTLAIMKDKSLSDLLRETLEEKVREETGYQRAKKRQIAFMENGFDLGTQGKISILREALYERC is encoded by the coding sequence ATGGATAAACAGAATGTCACTTTGTCACTTTCCAAGTCTCTCATCAAGAAAGCTAAAACCCTGGCAATTATGAAAGACAAGTCGTTGAGCGATCTTTTGCGGGAGACCCTGGAGGAAAAGGTCAGAGAGGAAACGGGTTACCAGAGGGCTAAAAAAAGGCAGATTGCCTTTATGGAAAATGGTTTTGACCTTGGTACACAGGGGAAAATTTCTATTTTGAGGGAAGCACTCTATGAAAGATGCTAA
- the gpmA gene encoding 2,3-diphosphoglycerate-dependent phosphoglycerate mutase, whose product MTKLVLIRHGQSEWNKENRFTGWTDVDLSGQGVEEARQAGEILKREGYMFDIAFTSVLKRAIATLWIVLEETDFMWIPVYKSWRLNERHYGALQGLNKAEMAQKFGEEQVHIWRRSYDVPPPSLEKTDERYPGSDPRYKDLNQQDIPVTESLKDTIARVLPYWHEAIEPVIRAGKRAIVAAHGNSLRGLVKYLDNICDDEIPALEIPTGKPLVYELDDDLKPIRHYYLES is encoded by the coding sequence ATGACAAAACTTGTTCTAATACGGCACGGGCAGAGTGAATGGAATAAGGAAAACAGGTTTACGGGCTGGACAGATGTTGATCTGTCGGGGCAGGGTGTTGAAGAGGCGCGACAGGCAGGAGAAATATTAAAGAGAGAGGGGTATATGTTTGATATTGCCTTTACCTCTGTTTTAAAGAGGGCTATCGCTACCTTATGGATTGTCCTTGAAGAGACGGATTTCATGTGGATACCTGTATATAAATCCTGGCGATTGAATGAGAGGCATTACGGCGCTTTGCAGGGACTCAACAAAGCGGAGATGGCACAAAAATTCGGGGAAGAGCAGGTGCACATATGGAGGAGAAGTTACGATGTCCCGCCGCCATCTCTTGAAAAGACTGATGAACGCTACCCGGGTAGCGACCCGAGATACAAAGACCTCAACCAACAGGACATCCCGGTAACTGAAAGCCTGAAAGATACTATAGCGAGGGTCCTGCCTTACTGGCATGAAGCAATAGAACCGGTTATCAGGGCAGGTAAGCGTGCTATTGTTGCGGCGCATGGAAACAGCCTCCGGGGACTGGTAAAATATCTCGATAATATTTGCGATGACGAGATACCTGCGCTCGAAATCCCGACAGGCAAACCCCTTGTCTACGAACTGGATGACGACCTGAAACCCATCAGGCACTATTATCTGGAAAGCTGA
- a CDS encoding ATP-binding protein — translation MVYINRQIESKVRDLLNTFPSLAVTGPRQSGKSTLLMHTLKEYRYVSFDDPLIREQSISDPHFFLDSMGEKVIIDEIQLSPQILSYIKMRIDRERDKKGVYVFTGSQQFPLIKNLGDSLAGRIALLDLLPFSVNEKKAALPIKDTLDYFVDACLRGSYPEIVADTSIESGNWYSSYIQTYLERDVRNIYNIGNLRDFQRFMQLLAGRCGQILNLSTFAGDIGVSVPTIKSWLSVLEASRIIYLLAPYYNNLGKRIVKAPKVYFLDCGLVCHLVGLRSREHLLNGPMAGALFETFCIQETVKLFFNKGERPRLYYLRTNNNLEIDLLIEGAAQTLIPVEIKFSKTPALSMGSNIARFKKTFSMLPVMQGIILCLTGKSTPLSPEITAMGFDDYSEAIRQ, via the coding sequence ATGGTTTACATAAACAGACAAATAGAGTCAAAAGTAAGAGATTTACTCAATACGTTTCCGAGCCTCGCCGTAACAGGTCCCCGGCAATCGGGCAAATCAACGTTGCTCATGCATACATTGAAGGAATACAGGTATGTAAGTTTTGATGACCCGCTCATAAGAGAACAATCCATTTCTGACCCGCATTTTTTCCTTGATTCAATGGGCGAGAAGGTCATTATTGATGAAATCCAGTTATCTCCGCAGATTCTGTCATATATCAAGATGAGGATAGACAGGGAAAGAGATAAAAAGGGCGTCTATGTCTTTACAGGTTCGCAGCAATTTCCCCTGATAAAAAATTTGGGGGATTCTTTGGCGGGGAGGATTGCACTGCTTGATTTGCTTCCCTTTTCTGTAAATGAAAAAAAGGCGGCGCTGCCCATAAAAGACACACTCGATTATTTTGTTGACGCATGTTTACGGGGAAGCTATCCGGAAATTGTAGCAGATACTTCGATTGAATCAGGCAATTGGTATAGCTCTTATATACAGACATATCTCGAACGGGATGTAAGGAACATATACAACATCGGAAATTTAAGAGATTTTCAGCGATTCATGCAGCTTTTGGCGGGCAGATGCGGACAGATATTGAACCTGTCCACTTTTGCAGGCGATATAGGGGTAAGCGTTCCAACGATTAAATCCTGGTTGTCCGTACTTGAAGCGAGCCGGATTATTTACCTTTTAGCCCCTTATTATAACAACCTCGGGAAACGGATTGTGAAGGCGCCGAAGGTCTACTTTCTTGATTGTGGTCTCGTATGCCACCTTGTAGGGCTGAGAAGCAGGGAACATTTGCTGAACGGCCCGATGGCGGGTGCGCTCTTTGAAACGTTTTGCATTCAGGAGACCGTGAAGCTTTTCTTTAACAAAGGAGAAAGACCACGACTCTACTATCTGAGAACAAATAATAACCTTGAAATTGACCTCCTGATTGAGGGGGCAGCACAGACACTCATACCTGTTGAAATCAAGTTCAGCAAGACACCGGCTTTGTCCATGGGGTCAAATATTGCACGTTTTAAAAAAACGTTTTCAATGCTGCCGGTAATGCAGGGAATCATTCTCTGTCTCACCGGCAAATCAACCCCTTTGAGTCCGGAAATCACTGCAATGGGTTTTGATGATTATAGCGAGGCGATCAGACAGTGA